A region of Streptomyces rubradiris DNA encodes the following proteins:
- a CDS encoding cytochrome P450, which translates to MSVKQSERILSNFLAYLDGLRERGAVHFDDKIKAWHVLDYHDVLQVLTDSAAFSSDVAPLAPKQEDFDLFKKGNFVRADDPVHRRLRGLVSRAFTPKMIAGLEPRITEVTLQLLDDADAGGDQWDLIEQLGYPLPFIVIAEMLGIPVSDRAFVRRLSDTFFEVHNVDPEQSLDSLGESAVNNVAPLLRELNTHLLEFVRRRRKNPGDDLTSKLLEVEVDGVRLDDEETVGFLGLLLLAGHVTATSTLGNTVLALHENPEVWTQLRADPALIPAAVEESMRYRPPFPRLGRQATKDVEIGGQKIPAGAFVLAWLTTANRDDRVFADPDRFDIHRAPNPHLTFGKGMHFCLGAPLARLEVGIALRLLMERYSDIRVRDDLPVNLRNPWAMIGVNQLPIEVRKG; encoded by the coding sequence ATGAGCGTGAAACAATCCGAACGGATACTGTCCAACTTTCTCGCCTATCTCGACGGGCTGCGCGAGCGCGGAGCCGTGCACTTCGACGACAAGATCAAGGCGTGGCACGTACTCGATTACCACGACGTCCTGCAGGTGCTGACCGACTCGGCGGCCTTCTCGTCCGACGTCGCCCCGCTGGCTCCCAAGCAGGAAGACTTCGATCTGTTCAAGAAGGGCAACTTCGTCCGGGCGGACGATCCGGTGCACCGGCGGCTGCGCGGCCTGGTCAGCCGCGCGTTCACCCCGAAGATGATCGCCGGACTTGAACCCCGGATCACCGAGGTGACCTTGCAGCTGCTCGACGACGCGGACGCCGGCGGCGACCAGTGGGACCTGATCGAGCAGCTGGGCTACCCGCTGCCGTTCATCGTCATCGCCGAGATGCTCGGCATCCCGGTCAGCGACCGCGCGTTCGTCCGGCGGCTGTCCGACACCTTCTTCGAGGTGCACAACGTCGATCCGGAACAGTCGCTGGATTCCCTCGGGGAGAGCGCGGTGAACAATGTCGCGCCGCTGCTGCGCGAGTTGAACACCCACCTGCTGGAGTTCGTCCGCCGCCGCCGCAAGAACCCGGGCGACGACCTCACCAGCAAGCTTCTGGAGGTCGAGGTCGACGGTGTGCGGCTGGACGACGAGGAGACCGTCGGCTTCCTCGGCCTGCTGCTGCTCGCCGGCCACGTCACCGCGACCTCCACCCTGGGCAACACGGTTCTCGCGTTGCACGAGAACCCCGAGGTGTGGACGCAGCTGCGGGCCGATCCCGCGCTGATTCCGGCCGCGGTCGAGGAGTCGATGCGCTACCGGCCTCCGTTCCCCCGTCTCGGGCGGCAGGCGACGAAGGACGTCGAGATCGGCGGGCAGAAGATCCCGGCCGGCGCCTTCGTCCTGGCGTGGCTGACCACCGCGAACCGCGATGACCGCGTCTTCGCCGACCCGGACCGGTTCGACATCCACCGGGCCCCCAACCCGCACCTGACGTTCGGCAAGGGCATGCACTTCTGCCTCGGCGCGCCGCTGGCGCGGCTCGAGGTGGGGATCGCCCTGCGCCTTCTGATGGAGCGGTACAGCGACATCCGCGTACGCGACGACCTACCGGTCAACCTGCGCAACCCCTGGGCGATGATCGGCGTCAACCAGCTGCCCATCGAGGTCCGCAAGGGCTGA
- the infA gene encoding translation initiation factor IF-1, whose product MKKNKTGIEVEGKVVECLRSGMFTVELENGHRVLAHVSGKIRLNFIKVYLEDKVLVELTPYDLSRGRIVFRYRN is encoded by the coding sequence ATGAAGAAGAACAAGACGGGCATCGAAGTCGAGGGCAAGGTCGTCGAGTGCCTGCGCAGCGGCATGTTCACCGTGGAGCTCGAGAACGGCCACCGGGTGCTCGCTCACGTCAGCGGTAAGATCCGCCTGAACTTCATCAAGGTCTATCTGGAAGACAAGGTGCTGGTGGAGCTCACGCCCTACGACCTGTCACGCGGTCGGATCGTGTTCCGGTACCGGAACTGA
- a CDS encoding LLM class flavin-dependent oxidoreductase, with amino-acid sequence MTDKAFKFAVIAEPKDEKQWLGIARRAEDQGFTTLLSADVLTAPSPFPALALAAGATTTLRVGTWVIASPLRAPRMAAWDAHTLSMLSGGRFDLGIGSGRPFVLEDAERLLGVPTPPAAERLAQVERTIDELRALDGDAHTPVLIAAGGPKARALAAAKADRVTLAASPFATREEIAARVREVREQAGDRGEEMEFVSPIYVIGDEAPPWVPRLLKTDMKALIEGDSLNILRGSPREMADELLRRRETLGISCFTVNAVFAEQFAQVIELLA; translated from the coding sequence ATGACCGATAAGGCGTTCAAGTTCGCCGTGATAGCGGAGCCAAAGGACGAGAAACAGTGGCTGGGCATAGCCAGGCGAGCCGAGGACCAGGGGTTCACCACCCTGCTCTCGGCCGACGTCCTGACGGCACCGTCACCGTTCCCCGCCCTCGCCCTCGCGGCCGGGGCGACCACGACCTTGCGGGTGGGAACGTGGGTGATCGCCAGCCCACTGCGCGCGCCGCGCATGGCGGCATGGGATGCCCACACGCTGTCCATGCTGAGCGGCGGGCGATTCGACCTCGGCATCGGGTCGGGCCGGCCCTTCGTCCTTGAGGACGCGGAGAGGCTGCTCGGCGTCCCGACACCGCCGGCCGCGGAACGCCTGGCGCAGGTGGAGAGGACGATCGACGAGCTGCGCGCCCTCGACGGAGACGCGCACACCCCGGTGCTCATCGCCGCCGGCGGTCCCAAGGCCCGTGCCCTGGCCGCCGCCAAGGCCGACCGGGTCACGCTCGCCGCGAGCCCGTTCGCCACCCGGGAGGAGATCGCCGCGCGGGTCAGGGAGGTGCGTGAGCAGGCCGGGGACCGCGGCGAGGAGATGGAGTTCGTCTCCCCGATCTACGTCATCGGTGACGAGGCACCGCCGTGGGTTCCCCGTCTGCTGAAGACCGACATGAAAGCGCTCATCGAGGGCGACTCGCTGAACATCCTGCGCGGCAGCCCACGGGAGATGGCCGACGAACTGCTGCGCCGCCGCGAGACCCTCGGCATCTCCTGCTTCACCGTGAACGCCGTGTTCGCCGAACAGTTCGCCCAGGTGATCGAGCTTCTCGCCTAG
- the fgd gene encoding glucose-6-phosphate dehydrogenase (coenzyme-F420), with the protein MGLKIGYKASAEQFAPRELVEYAVSAEGHGLDSVWISDHLQPWRHEGGHAPFSLSWLSAVGERTERVQLGTSVLTATFRYNPAVVAHAFATLGVLYPGRIALGIGSGEALNEVAVARITWPDFKERFARLREAVELIRRLWTEDRVTFEGQYYQTTSVSLYDRPQTPVPIYIAAGGPVMAKYVGRKSDGFICTSGKGMELYTEKLLPAVEAGADQEGRDHDAIDKMIEIKLSYDPDPDQALENCRFWAPLSLTPEQKAGVEDPVKLEKAADELPIGQVAKRWIVASTPDEAITQIKQYVDAGFNHLVFHGPGHDQERFLKTFAEQVLPGLRGLG; encoded by the coding sequence ATGGGACTGAAGATCGGTTACAAGGCATCGGCCGAGCAGTTCGCCCCGCGCGAGCTCGTCGAGTACGCGGTCAGCGCGGAGGGGCACGGCCTGGACAGTGTCTGGATCAGCGATCACCTGCAGCCCTGGCGGCACGAGGGCGGCCACGCGCCATTCTCCCTGTCCTGGCTCAGTGCCGTCGGGGAGCGCACCGAGCGGGTCCAGCTCGGCACCAGCGTGCTGACCGCCACGTTCCGCTACAACCCGGCCGTGGTGGCGCACGCGTTCGCCACCCTCGGAGTGCTGTACCCCGGCCGGATCGCGCTCGGCATAGGCAGCGGTGAGGCCCTCAACGAGGTCGCGGTCGCGCGCATCACCTGGCCCGATTTCAAGGAGCGGTTCGCCCGCCTGCGCGAGGCCGTGGAGCTGATCCGCCGGCTGTGGACGGAAGACCGCGTCACATTCGAGGGGCAGTACTACCAGACCACCAGCGTGTCCCTCTACGACCGGCCCCAAACGCCCGTCCCCATCTACATCGCCGCCGGCGGCCCCGTCATGGCCAAGTACGTCGGCCGCAAGAGCGACGGCTTCATCTGCACCAGCGGCAAGGGCATGGAGCTGTACACCGAGAAGCTCCTGCCGGCCGTGGAAGCGGGCGCGGACCAGGAGGGCCGTGACCACGACGCGATCGACAAGATGATCGAGATCAAGCTCTCCTACGACCCGGACCCGGACCAAGCGCTGGAGAACTGCCGGTTCTGGGCGCCGCTTTCGCTCACTCCCGAGCAGAAGGCCGGAGTCGAGGACCCGGTGAAGTTGGAGAAGGCCGCCGATGAACTGCCCATCGGGCAGGTTGCCAAGCGCTGGATCGTCGCCTCCACCCCGGACGAGGCGATCACCCAGATCAAGCAGTACGTCGACGCCGGGTTCAACCACTTGGTCTTCCACGGCCCCGGGCACGACCAGGAGCGCTTCCTCAAGACCTTCGCCGAGCAGGTCCTCCCCGGACTGCGCGGCCTCGGCTGA